A single Venturia canescens isolate UGA chromosome 1, ASM1945775v1, whole genome shotgun sequence DNA region contains:
- the LOC122411162 gene encoding sodium-independent sulfate anion transporter-like isoform X2, which produces MARYEIKNDYDRENRREVRLTGYSVHGEPVHNGKSRTLDLTRDIEDRLGNAEDPERRTKSTNGNAQFDVEGGTTKSPAVRWLNRKIKRSCQMKLLYKRIPILDWLPKYRKDYIANDLVAGFTVGLTVIPQAIAYANVAGLPLQYGLYSSFMACFVYTILGSCKDVPVGPTAIAAILTRETLAKAHLGPDFAVLLTFISGCVSLLMGILQLGFLIDFISGPVSVGFTSAGAIIIATSQVKDILGIEFTAGKFLQVWRLVFEHIGEIKLWDTLLGVVCMIVLFALRKVKDIPVISKDTKKPTILQIIVSKSLWFLSTARNIIVVVICGVICWILEKQLGSSPVRLTGHVKEGFPTFEIPPFEARIGNQTYEFLDMISVIGSGCFVIPLLSLLEGIALAKAFSDGKPVDATQEMLAIGACNIVSSFVHSMPVSGGLSRGAVNHSSGVKTTLGGVYTGILVLVSLQFLTPYLYYIPKAALAAVIIAAVVFMVELQVVKPMWRTKKIDLIPALVTFLCCLFVRLEVGIMIGIGINLLFLLYASARPSLRVRKITSTNGCEYLAITPDRSISFPSVEYVRAIISKQGTKQGNAVPVVIDSTHIQAADFTAAKISVVFRE; this is translated from the exons ATGGCGAGAtacgagataaaaaatgattacgATCGTGAAAATCGGCGGGAGGTCAGACTCACTGGTTACAGCGTACACGGTGAGCCGGTGCACAATGGCAAATCGAGAACTCTAGATTTAACTAGAGACATCGAGGATAGACTCGGTAATGCAGAAGATCCTGAGCGTCGAACGAAATCGACTAACGGAAACG CGCAATTCGACGTCGAAGGAGGGACCACAAAATCACCAGCCGTAAGATGGttgaatcgaaaaatcaagagaTCGTGTCAAATGAAATTATTGTACAAGAGAATACCGATACTCGATTGGTTACCAAAGTATCGGAAAGATTATATAGCCAACGATTTAGTGGCCGGTTTCACGGTCGGTCTAACGGTTATTCCTCAAGCTATTGCGTATGCAAACGTCGCAGGACTTCCTTTGCAG TACGGCCTTTATTCGTCGTTCATGGCATGTTTCGTCTACACCATCCTTGGTTCCTGTAAAGATGTACCCGTGGGTCCAACAGCCATAGCGGCAATATTAACACGAGAAACTCTTGCAAAAGCGCATCTCGGTCCAGATTTTGCGGTTCTTCTGACTTTTATTTCGGGCTGCGTATCGTTGCTCATGGGAATTTTACAATTAG gttttttgatcgatttcATCTCTGGGCCGGTCTCAGTCGGATTCACTTCAGCTGGAGCAATAATTATAGCGACAAGCCAGGTAAAGGACATTTTGGGAATCGAATTCACAGCTGGAAAATTCCTCCAGGTCTGGCGACTGGTATTCGAGCACATCGGCGAGATAAAGCTTTGGGATACTTTGCTAGGCGTCGTTTGCATGATCGTGCTCTTCGCTTTGAGG AAAGTCAAGGACATTCCGGTGATATCGAAAGACACAAAAAAACCAACGATTCTACAGATCATAGTTTCCAAAAGTCTTTGGTTCTTGTCGACCGCACGTAACATAATAGTTGTTGTCATCTGCGGTGTAATTTGCTGGATTTTGGAGAAACAGCTCGGCTCATCACCGGTCCGACTCACCGGTCACGTAAAAGAGGGTTTTCCAACATTCGAAATTCCTCCCTTCGAGGCTCGTATCGGTAATCAAACTTATGAATTTCTCGATATGATCTCGGTGATAGGATCCGGCTGTTTCGTTATACCGTTGCTCAGTCTCCTTGAAGGCATCGCACTCGCCAAAGCATTCT CGGATGGCAAGCCCGTCGACGCGACTCAAGAGATGCTTGCGATAGGAGCGTGTAACATTGTATCTTCATTCGTACATTCAATGCCAGTCAGTGGTGGCCTCAGTCGAGGAGCAGTGAATCACTCCTCTGGCGTTAAAACAACCCTCGGCGGTGTTTATACGGGAATTCTCGTTCTCGTATCTCTACAATTCCTCACACCTTATCTCTATTACATTCCCAAAGCTGCCCTTGCAGCTGTTATCATCGCTGCGGTTGTCTTCATGGTTGAGCTCCAAGTTGTTAAACCTATGTGGAGAACAAAGA AAATTGATTTGATCCCTGCTCTTGTAACTTTTCTCTGCTGCCTCTTCGTGCGACTAGAGGTTGGCATAATGATTGGAATCGGTATAAATCTTCTGTTCCTCCTTTATGCATCAGCGAGGCCTTCGTTACGAGTGCGCAAAATAACG AGTACCAATGGTTGCGAGTATTTGGCCATAACTCCGGACAGGAGTATCTCATTCCCAAGTGTCGAATACGTCCGTGCAATTATAAGTAAACAGGGAACAAAACAGGGAAACGCAGTGCCTGTTGTGATTGATTCAACCCACATACAAGCTGCTGATTTCACTGCTGCTAAA ATATCTGTTGTTTTCAGGgaataa
- the LOC122411162 gene encoding sodium-independent sulfate anion transporter-like isoform X1 — MARYEIKNDYDRENRREVRLTGYSVHGEPVHNGKSRTLDLTRDIEDRLGNAEDPERRTKSTNGNAQFDVEGGTTKSPAVRWLNRKIKRSCQMKLLYKRIPILDWLPKYRKDYIANDLVAGFTVGLTVIPQAIAYANVAGLPLQYGLYSSFMACFVYTILGSCKDVPVGPTAIAAILTRETLAKAHLGPDFAVLLTFISGCVSLLMGILQLGFLIDFISGPVSVGFTSAGAIIIATSQVKDILGIEFTAGKFLQVWRLVFEHIGEIKLWDTLLGVVCMIVLFALRKVKDIPVISKDTKKPTILQIIVSKSLWFLSTARNIIVVVICGVICWILEKQLGSSPVRLTGHVKEGFPTFEIPPFEARIGNQTYEFLDMISVIGSGCFVIPLLSLLEGIALAKAFSDGKPVDATQEMLAIGACNIVSSFVHSMPVSGGLSRGAVNHSSGVKTTLGGVYTGILVLVSLQFLTPYLYYIPKAALAAVIIAAVVFMVELQVVKPMWRTKKIDLIPALVTFLCCLFVRLEVGIMIGIGINLLFLLYASARPSLRVRKITSTNGCEYLAITPDRSISFPSVEYVRAIISKQGTKQGNAVPVVIDSTHIQAADFTAAKGIKNLIEDFTSRGQPLIFHNLKPSIAAIFKGVKPSALRHSSNDSELNDILKEVSTISTISGSRH; from the exons ATGGCGAGAtacgagataaaaaatgattacgATCGTGAAAATCGGCGGGAGGTCAGACTCACTGGTTACAGCGTACACGGTGAGCCGGTGCACAATGGCAAATCGAGAACTCTAGATTTAACTAGAGACATCGAGGATAGACTCGGTAATGCAGAAGATCCTGAGCGTCGAACGAAATCGACTAACGGAAACG CGCAATTCGACGTCGAAGGAGGGACCACAAAATCACCAGCCGTAAGATGGttgaatcgaaaaatcaagagaTCGTGTCAAATGAAATTATTGTACAAGAGAATACCGATACTCGATTGGTTACCAAAGTATCGGAAAGATTATATAGCCAACGATTTAGTGGCCGGTTTCACGGTCGGTCTAACGGTTATTCCTCAAGCTATTGCGTATGCAAACGTCGCAGGACTTCCTTTGCAG TACGGCCTTTATTCGTCGTTCATGGCATGTTTCGTCTACACCATCCTTGGTTCCTGTAAAGATGTACCCGTGGGTCCAACAGCCATAGCGGCAATATTAACACGAGAAACTCTTGCAAAAGCGCATCTCGGTCCAGATTTTGCGGTTCTTCTGACTTTTATTTCGGGCTGCGTATCGTTGCTCATGGGAATTTTACAATTAG gttttttgatcgatttcATCTCTGGGCCGGTCTCAGTCGGATTCACTTCAGCTGGAGCAATAATTATAGCGACAAGCCAGGTAAAGGACATTTTGGGAATCGAATTCACAGCTGGAAAATTCCTCCAGGTCTGGCGACTGGTATTCGAGCACATCGGCGAGATAAAGCTTTGGGATACTTTGCTAGGCGTCGTTTGCATGATCGTGCTCTTCGCTTTGAGG AAAGTCAAGGACATTCCGGTGATATCGAAAGACACAAAAAAACCAACGATTCTACAGATCATAGTTTCCAAAAGTCTTTGGTTCTTGTCGACCGCACGTAACATAATAGTTGTTGTCATCTGCGGTGTAATTTGCTGGATTTTGGAGAAACAGCTCGGCTCATCACCGGTCCGACTCACCGGTCACGTAAAAGAGGGTTTTCCAACATTCGAAATTCCTCCCTTCGAGGCTCGTATCGGTAATCAAACTTATGAATTTCTCGATATGATCTCGGTGATAGGATCCGGCTGTTTCGTTATACCGTTGCTCAGTCTCCTTGAAGGCATCGCACTCGCCAAAGCATTCT CGGATGGCAAGCCCGTCGACGCGACTCAAGAGATGCTTGCGATAGGAGCGTGTAACATTGTATCTTCATTCGTACATTCAATGCCAGTCAGTGGTGGCCTCAGTCGAGGAGCAGTGAATCACTCCTCTGGCGTTAAAACAACCCTCGGCGGTGTTTATACGGGAATTCTCGTTCTCGTATCTCTACAATTCCTCACACCTTATCTCTATTACATTCCCAAAGCTGCCCTTGCAGCTGTTATCATCGCTGCGGTTGTCTTCATGGTTGAGCTCCAAGTTGTTAAACCTATGTGGAGAACAAAGA AAATTGATTTGATCCCTGCTCTTGTAACTTTTCTCTGCTGCCTCTTCGTGCGACTAGAGGTTGGCATAATGATTGGAATCGGTATAAATCTTCTGTTCCTCCTTTATGCATCAGCGAGGCCTTCGTTACGAGTGCGCAAAATAACG AGTACCAATGGTTGCGAGTATTTGGCCATAACTCCGGACAGGAGTATCTCATTCCCAAGTGTCGAATACGTCCGTGCAATTATAAGTAAACAGGGAACAAAACAGGGAAACGCAGTGCCTGTTGTGATTGATTCAACCCACATACAAGCTGCTGATTTCACTGCTGCTAAA GgaataaaaaacttgattGAAGACTTTACAAGTAGGGGACAACCACtcatttttcacaatctcaAACCGAGCATTGCAGCGATATTTAAAGGTGTCAAACCATCCGCTTTAAGACATTCTTCTAACGACAGTGAATTGAATGATATTCTCAAAG AAGTTTCAACTATATCGACAATATCAGGGAGTAGACACTGA